The following coding sequences are from one Apodemus sylvaticus chromosome X, mApoSyl1.1, whole genome shotgun sequence window:
- the Grpr gene encoding gastrin-releasing peptide receptor translates to MPPNNCSHLNLEVDPFLSCNDTFNQSLNLPKMDNWFHPGIIYVIPAVYGLIIVIGLIGNITLIKIFCTVKSMRNVPNLFISSLALGDLLLLVTCAPVDASKYLADRWLFGRIGCKLIPFIQLTSVGVSVFTLTALSADRYKAIVRPMDIQASHALMKICLKAALIWIVSMLLAIPEAVFSDLHPFHVKDTNQTFISCAPYPHSNELHPKIHSMASFLVFYVIPLVIISVYYYFIARNLIQSAYNLPVEGNIHVKKQIESRKRLAKTVLVFVGLFAFCWLPNHVIYLYRSYHYSEVDTSMLHFVTSICARLLAFTNSCVNPFALYLLSKSFRKQFNTQLLCCQPGLMNRSHSTGRSTTCMTSFKSTNPSATFSLINGNICHEGYV, encoded by the exons ATGCCTCCAAATAATTGTTCCCACCTGAACTTGGAAGTGGACCCTTTCCTGTCCTGCAACGACACCTTCAATCAAAGTCTGAATCTCCCCAAGATGGACAACTGGTTTCACCCGGGAATCATCTATGTCATTCCTGCAGTTTATGGCCTTATCATCGTGATAGGCCTCATTGGCAACATCACTCTCATCAAGATCTTCTGTACGGTCAAGTCCATGCGAAACGTGCCAAACCTGTTCATCTCTAGTCTGGCTCTGGGagacctgctgctgctggtaacatgtgcccctgtggatGCCAGCAAGTACCTGGCTGACAGGTGGCTATTTGGCAGGATTGGCTGCAAACTGATCCCCTTTATACAACTTACTTCAGTGGGGGTGTCTGTCTTCACACTTACAGCCCTGTCAGCTGACAG GTACAAAGCCATTGTCCGGCCAATGGATATCCAGGCATCCCATGCCCTGATGAAGATCTGTCTCAAAGCTGCCTTGATCTGGATCGTCTCTATGCTGCTGGCCATCCCGGAGGCtgtgttttctgacctccaccccTTCCATGTGAAAGACACCAACCAAACCTTCATTAGTTGTGCCCCCTACCCACACTCCAATGAGCTGCATCCTAAAATCCACTCCATGGCATCCTTTCTGGTTTTCTATGTTATCCCACTCGTGATCATCTCTGTCTACTACTACTTCATTGCCCGAAATCTGATTCAGAGCGCCTACAATCTTCCCGTGGAAGGCAATATACACGTCAAGAAGCAG ATTGAATCCCGGAAGCGGCTTGCCAAGACAGTACTGGTGTTTGTAGGCCTCTTTGCCTTCTGCTGGCTCCCCAACCACGTCATCTACCTGTACCGTTCCTACCACTACTCTGAGGTGGACACCTCCATGCTCCACTTTGTCACCAGCATCTGCGCCCGCCTCCTGGCCTTCACCAACTCCTGTGTGAACCCCTTTGCCCTTTATCTGCTGAGCAAGAGCTTCAGGAAGCAGTTCAACACTCAACTCCTCTGCTGTCAGCCTGGCCTGATGAATAGATCCCACAGCACAGGCAGAAGTACCACCTGCATGACCTCCTTCAAGAGCACCAACCCCTCAGCTACCTTTAGTCTCATCAACGGAAATATCTGTCATGAAGGGTATGTCTAG